The genomic window TTTGAAGATCAAATTGCGACAATCCATACTTTTCAAATTCTTTGTTGACTGGATGAGTCTTGGCAAGCTTCTTGTACTTAGCAATTTGTTCAGGAGTAAGCTTGCTGCCATCTTGTTTGTTTTTATTTTTTCGAATATTTTCAAGAGCCTTTTTATTCGATTTAGTACTATTCTTAGTGTTTTTCTTGATAGTTTGAGCTAATTGACTGTCGTTAGCTTTTGGCTTTGGTACAGTCGTTGCTTTAACGACGCCGTAGCCTCCAGTAATGCAAATCAATGCAATCACGATTGCCAAGACACGGCTAATGGCTGAACTTGACTTGAAGAATTCCTTAACATCTGACCAGCTGGCTTTAGACAATGGTCTTTCAACGAACCGATAAGAGAATTCTGTGATCAAGAAGATCAAAATCACTTCGATGACCGGATAAAGTACCGGATGATCGGCGATATTTTTGAACTTCGCTTCAAAGAAGATCATGACTGGGAATTGGTACAAATATAAGCCATAACTTCTTGCTCCGATATAATGGAACAATTTATTCGACAAAATTTTATCCCAAATTGCACTTGGATGTGCAACCACCGCAATAAAAATACATGTAACTACAGAGAAAATAAACATTCCGCCACGATACAAGAATGGCGATGAATCTTTAACTGTAAAGATCATAAATACCATCAGTGAAAATGATAATAAACCGACAATATTCAAAATTGCTTTATCACTTTTAATGACGCTCTTTTTAAGCTTTTCAGCGGGCCAAATAATTGCTAGACCACAGCCTAAAAGAATTGAAAATAGACGAGTGTCTGTTCCATAGTAAACACGACTAGGATCAACGCCAGGTTGATAAAGAACCGCCATCAAGATTGCAGATGCAATCGAAACGATCATTGCAAATCCAAAGATCCGACTCTTTTTGACACCAAATTTGATGAACAATAATAACAACAATGGCCAAACAATATAAAATTGACCTTCTATTGATAATGTCCACAAATGAGTGAATGGTGATTCGTTGTTTGCAAATCTTTCAAAATAAGACTGTCCATTAAAAATTTGCCACCAATTATATACATTCAAAATATTCGTAACAAATATTTGATCCAGGTGATACAGAAGATCTTTCAAGAACAATACGATATAAGCTCCGGAAGCTAATAGGACAAACACGAGTCCTGGGTACAATCTGCGTACACGCTTCACGTAAAAATTCCCTAATGAGAATTTGTTGCCGGCATCAACGGTATTAAAGAAATGATCCGTGATCAAATAACCTGAAATCAAGAAAAAGATGGGTACGCCTAGGTACCCACCAGAAAAGACGGTTGGATTCAAATGATACATGATAACGCCAATCACACCTAAGGTTCTTAGGCCATCGAATCCACCAATAAATCTTCTTTTTGGTGACTTATTCATAATATATATACCCCTAAACTACTAAATAAACTCAAACGTGAAATCAAGAATTGTAACTGAATCGCCTGATTCGGCACCAGCCTTCATTAATGCATCTTCAACACCCATACTCTTAAGCTTGCGAGCAAAGCGCATAATACCGTCTTGATGATCTAAATTACTCATCTGCAGCATTCTTTCAACTTCGTCACCAGTAACTTCAAAGTCGTGTTCGCCAACACGTTGAACTTTGAACTTGTCAGCCTTAGGTTGATAGTTGTATTCGACCGTTTCATCGCTGACCACATCAAAATGAATTGGTTCAGCTTTAGAAAGAACTTCACTAGTATGGTTCAACAATGCTTTAACACCTGTATGTTGAATACTTGAAATAGCAAAGATATCGGCATCGTCAGGTAATTTTTCTTTAAATTCTGCAAGTCGTTCTTCTGAACCAGCAATATCCAATTTGGTAGGAACGATGATTTCTGGACGACTGAGGATATTTTCATCATAAGTTCCTAATTCTTTTCGAATCGATAAATAATCTTCATAAGGATCACGACCATTTTCAGGATCCATATCGACTAAATGCAGAATAACTCGAGTCCGTTCAACGTGGCGTAAGAATTGAATTCCCAATCCAACACCATTTGAAGCTCCTTCAATCAAACCAGGTAAATCAGCAATAACAAAATCGTTACCGTTATCCAATTTAACCATCCCAAGATTGGGATTTAAGGTTGTAAAATGATACGCAGCAATTTTGGGCTTGGCCGAAGTTGCCACTGACAGTAAGGTTGACTTCCCGACTGATGGAAATCCAACTAAACCAACATCAGCAATCAGTCTCAATTCAAGTCTGAGATGCTTTTCTTGGCCTGGTTCACCATTTTCAGCAACTTCAGGAGCACGATTCTTAGAATTGGCGAAATGAATATTTCCACGTCCGCCCTTTCCACCTTTAGCTACGACTAATTCCTGATTATTTTCAACTAAATCACCGATCAATTTACCGGTGTCTTCATCATAAACAGCAGTACCAGTTGGCACTACGATGAATACGGGGTCCGCTTTGCGACCATACATCGCTTTGATCTGGCCATTTTGTCCAGGATCAGCTTTAAAAATTCGTTTGTAACGAAAATCCATTAATGTATTCATACCTTCATCAGCGCGAAGGATAATATCGCCTCCACGTCCACCATCTCCTCCGGCAGGTCCACCGAGCGGAACATATTTCTCATGTCTAAAGGCAACTGAACCATCACCGCCTTTTCCAGATCTAACGGTGATTTTGACATTATCTACAAACATTTGACCCCTCCTTTCTTCCTATTGTAATTTATTTGATTATCATTTTTAAATTCTAGCACAAAAACACTACTCATAATACTTCAAAACCCAAATGACTGTCCACAACTTTAAATCAAAGATGAATGATTTTGAAATAATTTGAATGTTTTTGAAAGATTATGATTGATTTTGAATGAATTTGATGTATTATTATTTCAGGAGGTGAATGTAAGTGCTTACCGAAGAAAGACATCAAATTATCTTAAAGCAATTGCAGCTTCATAATATTGTTAAGCTGCAAGACCTGATACCACTAACTGGTGCATCAGAGTCGACTTTAAGACGAGATCTGCAAGATCTTGAGGAATGTCACAAGCTTTTGCGGATCTATGGTGGTGCTCAAAGCATCGTGTCCTTTCACGATGAGCCTGCGCTTTCGCAAAAGATAACTGCAAATCCTGATGCTAAAGCTAGGCTTGGCAAGGTTGCAGGTGAATTCGTCAAAGATAATGAAGTAATTTTTCTAGATGCTGGAACGACGGTCCAAACAGTCATCCCTTACCTAGCAAAGTTAACCAATATCTTAGTCGTCACCAACAGCGTTGTGAATGCTTCTACATTAGCCGACTATCAAATTGAAACTTTTGTCCCCGGTGGACGTCTTAAATCGAGCACTAAGGCAATCGTTGGATCTTCCATGACGAAAACCTTAGAGAATTATCATTTCGATAAAGCGTTCATTGGTACCAACGGTTTCTCCGTCAAGGCCGGATTTACCACTCCTGACCCTGAGGAAGCTTCTACTAAAGAGATTGCACTGCAAAATTCAGTTGAGAAATTTATTTTAGCTGATAGTTCCAAATGCGGACAAATCAGTTTCAGTCGCTTTGCTAATTTAAATGAAGCAACTTTGATAACTAATGAGTTGCCAGTAAAATCTCTCGAGTTATTAAATAAATATACTAAGGTTATGGAGGTCAAGTAATTGATTTACACTATCACAGCCAATCCTTCGATCGACTACGTCTTGCAATTAGACGAGTTGACTCCTGGAGCGGTAAATCGAACTACTAGCGATGTAAAATTGCCTGGAGGAAAAGGGATCAACGTTTCACGGATCTTGCATGAACTACAATTGGATTCAACAGCACTTGGTTTTGTCGGTGGAGCTACTGGTTCAATGTTTGAAGAATTGTTAGCTCAACATCATCTTCAGACTGATTTCACAAAAGTTGCTAACGACACAAGAATCAACGTTAAGATCAATGCTACAAAACAAAATGAAGAAACTGAGATCAATGGTACTGGACCAGAAATTTCTGCAGAAGAAAAATCTACTTTTATTGATCAGCTTAAATCAGTTGGTTCCGGAGACGTGGTCATCATGTCCGGAAGCTTACCAAAGAAAGTCGAAGATACATTCTACTTAGATATTGCTAAGATGATCCAAGACCAGGGTGCTGATTTTGTTATCGACACAACTGGCCAAGCATTATTAGATACTTTGCCATTGAATCCTTTGGTAGTTAAACCTAACAACCATGAATTAGCTGATTTATTCCATACCACTTTTAAATCAGAACAAGACATTGTTGATAATGCCCGAAAGTTATTGGAACAAGGTGCCAAGCACGTGTTAGTTTCAATGGCTGGTGACGGCGCTCTTCTAGTTACTAAAGAGCACGTTTACAAAGCCAACGCACCAAAGGGAACTGTCATTAACTCAGTTGGTGCTGGAGATTCAATGATTGCTGGTTTTGTAGGAACATTTATGAAGACTAACGACCCTATCGAAAGTTTCCATGAGGGAGCTGCTTGTGGTTCAGCAACTGCATTCAGTCAAGATATCGCCGTTAAGTCGAAGATCGACGAAGTTTATCAAAATATTAGTATTACTCAGTTAAGTTAAGGGGGAAAAATTAATGGACCTGAAGGAATTACTTCTTAAAGATGCCATGATCATGGATCTTAAGGCTACCACTAAAGCTGAAGCCATTGATGAAATGGTCAGCAAGTACTTTGATATTGGTGTGATCGATGATAAGGAACTATATAAAGCCGATATTTTAAAGCGTGAAGCTCAAACATCAACCGGTATCGGAGACGGCATCGCAATGCCTCACGCTCGTGATAAGGCAGTTAAACGAGCAACAGTTTTATTTGCCAAAAGTAAAGACGGAATCGATTACGATTCACTCGATGGACAACCTACATATTTATTCTTCATGATTGCTGCACCAGACGGTGCCGACAATTTGCATTTACAAGCATTAGCTGCTCTTTCGTCACTTTTGATCAACCCTGATCTAGTTGCTAACTTGAAGAAAGCTACAACTGCTGACGAAGTTCAAAAGCTATTCAACGATGCTATGGCTGCTAAAGAAGCTAAAGACAAAGCAGACGAAGAAAAAGAAAAGGCTCAAGCAAAAGCTGCAGAAGAAGAAGCTAAAAAGACTGCTGCATCTGCTGATAAGAAACCATTTGTCGTTGCGGTTACTGCTTGTCCTACTGGAATTGCCCATACGTACATGGCTGAGGCAGCCTTAAAAGAACATGCTGAAAAACTCGGAGTTGACATTAAAGTCGAAACGAATGGTTCTGAAGGCGTTAAGCATAAGTTGACTGCAGCCGATATCGCTCGTGCCGATGGTGTCATCATCGCAGCTGATAAAAAGGTCGATATGCCTCGTTTTGACGGCAAGCACTTGGTCAACCGCCCTGTTACCGATGGTATCAATAAATCGGACGAATTGATCAACCTAGCCGTTGATCAAAAGGCTCCTATCTTCCACGCTGAAGGTGGTGCAACTCAAGAAGAAGAAAGTACTGAGAAGAAATCTCTTTGGTCAAAAATTTATGCTGACTTAATGAACGGTATCTCCAACATGTTGCCATTCGTTGTCGGTGGTGGTATTTTAATGGCCCTCTCCTTCTTGCTAGAACCAGGAGTTGGTTCACATTCACAATGGTTCCTATTCTTTAATAATGTTGGTAATTACGCATTTAGTTTCTTGATCCCAGTTTTAGCAGCTTATATTGCTGAGTCAATTGGTGATCGTCCAGCCTTACTACCAGGTTTTGTTGGTGGTTATATGGCATCTCAAGCTAGTGCTTCAGTTGTCAGTTCAAAAAGTCCTGCCGGATTTATTGGTGGATTGTTAGCCGGTTTCATTGCCGGATGGGTCGTTATTGGACTTAAGAAGTTACTCAAGGGTCTTCCAAAAACACTTGATGGTCTCAAACCGATCTTGCTTTACCCTGTCCTAGGTTTACTAGCTACAGGTGCTATCATGTACTTTGCAGTCGATCCAATCTTCGCCGTTGTTAACCATGCAATCACAGCCTTCCTAGAAAATATGGGAACTGGTAATGCGGTCATTCTCGGAGGTCTTCTCGGAGGAATGATGGCTGTCGATATGGGTGGTCCTTTCAACAAAGCTGCTTATACTTTTGCAATTGGTACATTTACAGCTACACAAAACGGTGCTTTGATGGCCGCAGTTATGGTTGGTGGTATGATTCCTCCACTAGCAATTGCTATTGCAACTACTTTCTGGGGTAAGAAATTTACCGAACAAGAAAGACAAGCTGGTCTTTCAAACTACGTTCTAGGAATTTCATTCATTACTGAAGGTGCCATTCCATTTGCTGCCGGAGATCCATTGCACGTTATCGTTTCAAGTGTGATCGGTGCTGTTATTGGTGGTGGATTAACACAACTATGGCACGTTAATGTTCCTGCTCCACACGGTGGAATCTTTGTAACCTTACTTGCAAATCACCCACTACTTTACGTCTTGGCTGTTGTCATTGGTGCTGTCATTGCCGGTGTTATCTACGGCGTTTGGAAACCAGCACTCAAACAAGACGCACCTGCTTCAAAATAAAAAAATAACTATTCCGATTGGGACAAAATCCCGATGGAATAGTTTTTTTTTACATTTTTTTATACTTTTTGTGAGTTTCAATATTTGCCAAGGTGATCTTTACTGTCTGAGCAGTCGTTTGCGGAATACCTAAACTAACAATATCCTCCACTGGAGCCTCTTTGATCTTCTTGACCGAACCATATTTCTTGAGCAATTTGGTCCGAGTCTTTGGACCAACTCCTTGAATACCATCAAGTTGTGATGATAAAGCGTTCTTGCTGCGAGTTTTTCTTTGGAAAGTAATGGCAAAACGGTGGACTTCATCCTGAATTCTTTGTAGCAAATAGAATCCCTGACTCTTTCGATCTAAGGTAACTGCTTGCCCTTCTTCGCCAAAAATAAGATGCGAAGTATTGTGGTGATTATCCTTGACCATTCCAGCGACAGGAATGTTGATCCCTAATTCATTTTGCAAGACATCCATCACAGCACGCAATTCAATGATGCCACCATCCATTAAGATCAGGTCAGGCAAGTTCTTTTCCTCTTTTAATAAACGAGAATAGCGACGATAAATAACTTCTCGAGTATTAGCCGCTTCATCAGCTCCTGAATGATTTTCTAATTCATCCTTGATCTTGTACTTTCGATACATACTCTTTTCAGGTCGTCCATCTTGAAATACAACCATGGCAGAAACTGGGTTAGTCCCTTGAATATGCGAATGATCAAAAGATTCGATCACGTGGCCATATGGTAAATTCAAGGCTTTAAAAATTTGTTCTTGTGCACCGTAAGTTTGACGGTTATCTAATTCCATCAATCTAAACTTCTCTTGCAGAACTAGCTTGGAATTTTCCGCTGCCATGTCCATCAAGGCTTTTTTCTGACCACGTTGAGGCGTTCTAAACGGTACGTTTAAAACATCTGACAAAGTCTTCTTATCAATATTATCAGGTACTAAAATTTCCTTTGGCAACACTTGATTTCGCCGATTGTAGAACTGCAAAATAAACGTCGACAGTTCTTCTTCTGGTGAATTAACACAGGCAAAGACACGCTTTTCACGTTTCATCAATCGTGCCTGTCTGATAAAGAATACTTGGATCGAGATCCAGCCCTTTTCAACGTAATAATTAAAGATGTCGCGAGGAGTCGAATCATTGGAGATGATCTTTTGTTTTTCAACTGTGGCTTCAATATATTGGATCTGGTCGCGCAACTCAGCTGCACGTTCATATTCGTGTTTTTGAGCGGCTTCCATCATCTTATTATTTAGATCAGCCTTGACTTCGCCAACATTTCCATCCAAGAAACGTTTGATTTTTTCAATTTGCTGGTCGTATTTTTCCTTAGGGACTTCTTTAAAACAGGCACCTAAACATTGTCCCATATGATAGTACAAACAAGGACGTCCGATATGTCCTTGACAACGACGCAATGGATAAACCTTCTGCAAGAAGTTTAAGGTTCCTGATGCTGCATAAACATTAGGATAAGGGCCAAAGTAATAGGCACCATCTTTTTTTATTTGACCGGTAATCTCCATCTTTGGATCTCGTTCATTGGTGATCTTGATATAAGGATATCCAGTTCCCTTCTTCAGGCGAATATTGTAATAAGGTTGATGCTTTTGAATTAATGTTATTTCTAATAGGAAAGCTTCTTTATCGTTTGAGGTGATGATCGTTTCAAAATCTCTGATCTCAGAAACTAATTTGGCCGTTTTTCCTTCATGAGAACTTTTGAAATAAGAACGGACCCGATTCTTGAGATTTTTGGCTTTCCCAACGTAAATTATCTTTGAATTGATATCTTTCATTAAGTAGCAGCCAGGACGATCTGGTAATAAACTTAATTTATGCTCTAGATATTCAGTTGCCAATTTATGACCTCGTTTCGTTTGATACTAATACATGCTTATATTATTTTAATCTTATATTAAAGAGTTGCAAGCAATTGAGATTTTGAGGGAAACGTTCTATAATGTATTTAAATAAATAGTAAGCACACTAACCTGAAAGGGGCTGATACCGATGGGCTTAACAGTGAAACGTGAAAATGATTTTGGAAGTTTATTTGATAAATTTGCCTCACTTCCCGATGATGTTAAAAAAAATGTAGAACGTGTCGATTCTGCAGATAAGAAATCTTCTAAAAAAACAACAGATTCAAAAGATAAAAAGTAACTTCTCTTATATAGTCTTGTTAACAACCTGCCTGAATTGTTAATGGCTCTATGTATGATATCGTTAGTTCTAAACAAAACCTTTTGATAGTTTTTTAAACGCCATTCAATTATGAATGGCGTTTTGTTTTGTTCAATTTGTTGTAGTAAGATTGAGTTGAAATCGATTACACAAGGGAGAGGATATTTATGGATTTTGTGGATAGAAATTTAAGTAGACATTTTGAAGAAATGATCGAATCTTCGACTAAAGGAACTAATTTGTATCAACACACGGATCTAACTAATTTTCCATATGCCAACGTTGTGATTGCTCACGGCCTAGCAGAACATTCAGGTCGTTATGAAACTCTGGCAAACTTTTTCTTAACACATCATATGAACGTCTTTCGCTATGACCAAAGAGGTCATGGCAAGTCTGAAGGAAAACGTGGCGACCTGACTAACACTCACGAACTTCCGGATGACTGTAAGATTGTCGTCGATATTGCTAAATCGCAATTTCCTGATCTACCGACCTTCTTGCTAGGTCATAGCATGGGTGGACACACAGTCTTAAAGTTTGCGACTGATTATCCAGGCTATGTCGATGGAATCATTGCAACCGATCCACTATCTATCGAATTTGGCACCAAGGTTTCCGGAGATCCTGAATCATATGTACCTAATAATTTAGGCGATGGAGTCAACACGGATCCACGTGTTACTGCAAAATATAACAACGACCCGATGAATCTCAAAGAATATACCGTTAGACTCATGAATACTTTGCAGCAAAGTGCTGCTGAACTTAAAGAGGATCTTCCTAAGATCAGTGATCCACTCTTACTGCTGCACGGCCAAGCTGACGGAATCATTCCAGTTGCTGATTCGTTTGCTACTTATCAAGGAATTAGTTCTGAAGACAAAGAAATCCACGTTTATCCTCACTTAATGCACGAGATTCTGAATGAACCATCAAGAAAATGGGAAATTTATGAAGAAATACTTTATTGGATCAAAAAACATAGCTACTAAGCAAAAACCGTGATGCCAAATCAGGCATCACGGTTTTATTCATATTTTATAAATTGAGCATTGATAATTGGTAAATTTTGGCTAGATTCTTTATCTGCCCCTTCACCATATACTTTGATTTGATCGTTTGCCTTAACATTGGTTATACCCTTGGCTAAATCGCTCAAATGATAATTGATCAGGACTGTACTGGAACCGTTAGGTTCATCTAAATCGATCACTAATTGACGACCGACCTTATCATTGGCAATGACTTTTTTGACTTTGCCCCATTGACTGATCAGTTTACCCTCGTAAAACTGATTATTTTCATGCAATTCTTTTGAAGTTACATAGTCATAATCAGATTCGTTTTCTGCAAATTCGCTAATTGAAACTCTGGGTCTGCGATCGTCACGATCAGCTTGCACTGTCTCAATCGGTTCAACAAATGGAAAGTGTCCAGTCAGCTGCAACGTAGTCGGACTAAACACATAGTATCCAACACAGATGAAGCTGACCAGCAACACACCATAAAGACAATTGTGCAGCCATTTCCTATGAAAAATTTGTAGCATTGCCACAACGATCAGTAATACTAATAATTCCCCGAATAAAACTGTAAGTACCATAAAATCCCCTAATCTATCTACTTGATAACTGTTAAACTTAACCTGGCGTTACGGCGTTGACCTTCGTAATGTTGCCGTTGCCAGATAAATCTTCGACAACCTGAACGTAAGTCAGCTTTCTCGGAAGCTTGACTTCATAAACATTCGTATAAGTATACTCGCCATCAACTTTATTTGCCTTATAACTTACATTATTGACCTTAACATCATGTTCTTGAAAATATTCTTTAATAAATTTTTTGAAGACATCTTTA from Companilactobacillus sp. includes these protein-coding regions:
- a CDS encoding SPJ_0845 family protein, with amino-acid sequence MGLTVKRENDFGSLFDKFASLPDDVKKNVERVDSADKKSSKKTTDSKDKK
- the pfkB gene encoding 1-phosphofructokinase; its protein translation is MIYTITANPSIDYVLQLDELTPGAVNRTTSDVKLPGGKGINVSRILHELQLDSTALGFVGGATGSMFEELLAQHHLQTDFTKVANDTRINVKINATKQNEETEINGTGPEISAEEKSTFIDQLKSVGSGDVVIMSGSLPKKVEDTFYLDIAKMIQDQGADFVIDTTGQALLDTLPLNPLVVKPNNHELADLFHTTFKSEQDIVDNARKLLEQGAKHVLVSMAGDGALLVTKEHVYKANAPKGTVINSVGAGDSMIAGFVGTFMKTNDPIESFHEGAACGSATAFSQDIAVKSKIDEVYQNISITQLS
- the uvrC gene encoding excinuclease ABC subunit UvrC encodes the protein MATEYLEHKLSLLPDRPGCYLMKDINSKIIYVGKAKNLKNRVRSYFKSSHEGKTAKLVSEIRDFETIITSNDKEAFLLEITLIQKHQPYYNIRLKKGTGYPYIKITNERDPKMEITGQIKKDGAYYFGPYPNVYAASGTLNFLQKVYPLRRCQGHIGRPCLYYHMGQCLGACFKEVPKEKYDQQIEKIKRFLDGNVGEVKADLNNKMMEAAQKHEYERAAELRDQIQYIEATVEKQKIISNDSTPRDIFNYYVEKGWISIQVFFIRQARLMKREKRVFACVNSPEEELSTFILQFYNRRNQVLPKEILVPDNIDKKTLSDVLNVPFRTPQRGQKKALMDMAAENSKLVLQEKFRLMELDNRQTYGAQEQIFKALNLPYGHVIESFDHSHIQGTNPVSAMVVFQDGRPEKSMYRKYKIKDELENHSGADEAANTREVIYRRYSRLLKEEKNLPDLILMDGGIIELRAVMDVLQNELGINIPVAGMVKDNHHNTSHLIFGEEGQAVTLDRKSQGFYLLQRIQDEVHRFAITFQRKTRSKNALSSQLDGIQGVGPKTRTKLLKKYGSVKKIKEAPVEDIVSLGIPQTTAQTVKITLANIETHKKYKKM
- a CDS encoding alpha/beta hydrolase — encoded protein: MDFVDRNLSRHFEEMIESSTKGTNLYQHTDLTNFPYANVVIAHGLAEHSGRYETLANFFLTHHMNVFRYDQRGHGKSEGKRGDLTNTHELPDDCKIVVDIAKSQFPDLPTFLLGHSMGGHTVLKFATDYPGYVDGIIATDPLSIEFGTKVSGDPESYVPNNLGDGVNTDPRVTAKYNNDPMNLKEYTVRLMNTLQQSAAELKEDLPKISDPLLLLHGQADGIIPVADSFATYQGISSEDKEIHVYPHLMHEILNEPSRKWEIYEEILYWIKKHSY
- a CDS encoding acyltransferase family protein, whose amino-acid sequence is MNKSPKRRFIGGFDGLRTLGVIGVIMYHLNPTVFSGGYLGVPIFFLISGYLITDHFFNTVDAGNKFSLGNFYVKRVRRLYPGLVFVLLASGAYIVLFLKDLLYHLDQIFVTNILNVYNWWQIFNGQSYFERFANNESPFTHLWTLSIEGQFYIVWPLLLLLFIKFGVKKSRIFGFAMIVSIASAILMAVLYQPGVDPSRVYYGTDTRLFSILLGCGLAIIWPAEKLKKSVIKSDKAILNIVGLLSFSLMVFMIFTVKDSSPFLYRGGMFIFSVVTCIFIAVVAHPSAIWDKILSNKLFHYIGARSYGLYLYQFPVMIFFEAKFKNIADHPVLYPVIEVILIFLITEFSYRFVERPLSKASWSDVKEFFKSSSAISRVLAIVIALICITGGYGVVKATTVPKPKANDSQLAQTIKKNTKNSTKSNKKALENIRKNKNKQDGSKLTPEQIAKYKKLAKTHPVNKEFEKYGLSQFDLQRLQDIHLTGVGDSVMADGLDNFHKLFNDKNVVIDAAVSRQLDASVNILQDYKDKGALAPNVMVGLGTNGPFTEEQLDQVMKLVGPKTHVFWINVFVPTRPWEKPVNELLFKAQKKYKNLSVIDWNGYAKGHPDWFYDDQVHPNPDGSMYYSSFVAKQILKDLDKK
- a CDS encoding DeoR/GlpR family DNA-binding transcription regulator, translating into MLTEERHQIILKQLQLHNIVKLQDLIPLTGASESTLRRDLQDLEECHKLLRIYGGAQSIVSFHDEPALSQKITANPDAKARLGKVAGEFVKDNEVIFLDAGTTVQTVIPYLAKLTNILVVTNSVVNASTLADYQIETFVPGGRLKSSTKAIVGSSMTKTLENYHFDKAFIGTNGFSVKAGFTTPDPEEASTKEIALQNSVEKFILADSSKCGQISFSRFANLNEATLITNELPVKSLELLNKYTKVMEVK
- a CDS encoding PTS fructose transporter subunit IIABC produces the protein MDLKELLLKDAMIMDLKATTKAEAIDEMVSKYFDIGVIDDKELYKADILKREAQTSTGIGDGIAMPHARDKAVKRATVLFAKSKDGIDYDSLDGQPTYLFFMIAAPDGADNLHLQALAALSSLLINPDLVANLKKATTADEVQKLFNDAMAAKEAKDKADEEKEKAQAKAAEEEAKKTAASADKKPFVVAVTACPTGIAHTYMAEAALKEHAEKLGVDIKVETNGSEGVKHKLTAADIARADGVIIAADKKVDMPRFDGKHLVNRPVTDGINKSDELINLAVDQKAPIFHAEGGATQEEESTEKKSLWSKIYADLMNGISNMLPFVVGGGILMALSFLLEPGVGSHSQWFLFFNNVGNYAFSFLIPVLAAYIAESIGDRPALLPGFVGGYMASQASASVVSSKSPAGFIGGLLAGFIAGWVVIGLKKLLKGLPKTLDGLKPILLYPVLGLLATGAIMYFAVDPIFAVVNHAITAFLENMGTGNAVILGGLLGGMMAVDMGGPFNKAAYTFAIGTFTATQNGALMAAVMVGGMIPPLAIAIATTFWGKKFTEQERQAGLSNYVLGISFITEGAIPFAAGDPLHVIVSSVIGAVIGGGLTQLWHVNVPAPHGGIFVTLLANHPLLYVLAVVIGAVIAGVIYGVWKPALKQDAPASK
- the obgE gene encoding GTPase ObgE; its protein translation is MFVDNVKITVRSGKGGDGSVAFRHEKYVPLGGPAGGDGGRGGDIILRADEGMNTLMDFRYKRIFKADPGQNGQIKAMYGRKADPVFIVVPTGTAVYDEDTGKLIGDLVENNQELVVAKGGKGGRGNIHFANSKNRAPEVAENGEPGQEKHLRLELRLIADVGLVGFPSVGKSTLLSVATSAKPKIAAYHFTTLNPNLGMVKLDNGNDFVIADLPGLIEGASNGVGLGIQFLRHVERTRVILHLVDMDPENGRDPYEDYLSIRKELGTYDENILSRPEIIVPTKLDIAGSEERLAEFKEKLPDDADIFAISSIQHTGVKALLNHTSEVLSKAEPIHFDVVSDETVEYNYQPKADKFKVQRVGEHDFEVTGDEVERMLQMSNLDHQDGIMRFARKLKSMGVEDALMKAGAESGDSVTILDFTFEFI